A genomic window from Deinococcus detaillensis includes:
- a CDS encoding enoyl-CoA hydratase-related protein gives MSHQTVRLTSQGEVATLTIISKKGSMGPLFWHEMAEVLPQLAQARALIIRGEELFSAGLDVKASAQSIGESLGNLEKFRAQVAPMHLAFEGVAALPIPVIAAVHGWCIGAGTELISACDIRLCSADARFSLPEVRLGIAADLGGLQRLPAIVGQGWARQLALTGEPIDAARAERIGLVTEVLPDPEALFARAAELAAHLATLPPKALEGTKKVLNAALPHAESLSQAVDWNAEHMTAEGLAAAFRK, from the coding sequence ATGAGTCACCAAACCGTTCGGCTCACCTCCCAAGGTGAGGTCGCCACCCTGACCATCATTTCCAAAAAAGGCAGCATGGGGCCACTCTTTTGGCACGAAATGGCCGAAGTCTTGCCCCAACTTGCTCAGGCCAGAGCGCTGATCATTCGCGGCGAGGAGTTGTTCAGCGCCGGGTTGGACGTTAAAGCCTCGGCCCAGAGCATCGGCGAGTCACTGGGCAATTTAGAAAAGTTCCGCGCCCAAGTCGCGCCGATGCACTTGGCCTTTGAAGGCGTGGCGGCGCTGCCCATTCCAGTGATCGCCGCCGTACATGGTTGGTGCATTGGCGCGGGAACCGAACTGATCAGCGCCTGTGACATCCGCTTATGTAGCGCGGACGCCCGCTTCAGCTTGCCGGAAGTGCGCCTCGGTATCGCCGCCGATCTGGGCGGTCTCCAGCGCCTCCCCGCCATCGTGGGGCAGGGCTGGGCGCGGCAACTGGCCCTCACTGGAGAGCCAATAGATGCCGCTAGAGCTGAGCGCATTGGCCTGGTCACTGAAGTGCTCCCCGACCCCGAAGCCTTGTTTGCCCGCGCTGCGGAGTTGGCCGCTCACCTCGCCACTTTGCCGCCAAAGGCGCTGGAAGGCACCAAAAAAGTGCTGAACGCTGCTTTGCCCCACGCCGAAAGCTTGAGTCAGGCGGTGGACTGGAACGCCGAGCACATGACGGCGGAGGGGTTGGCGGCGGCGTTTCGGAAGTGA
- a CDS encoding SDR family oxidoreductase, which translates to MNQPHPATSTFRPDLLAGKHALITGGGSGINLGIAQSFAAHGCAITILGRNLEKAQNAAAGIVAQGGKAIGVSADVRDFAAMQAAVAQAIAAQGDFDIVLAGAAGNFPAPVDGISPNGFKTVVEIDLIGTYHTIKAAAPHLKQPGNILSISAYGVPVPMQAHVVAAKAGVDALTQTLAVEWGLRGVRVNAIIPGPIDGTEGMARLAPDEKTRSQFTRTVPLGRFGVPQDIANAALFLVSDAASYITGVILPVDGGQNMLGGAPQYQMYLAMQAAEKAKTS; encoded by the coding sequence ATGAACCAGCCACACCCCGCAACTTCGACCTTCCGCCCTGATTTGCTGGCTGGCAAGCATGCCCTGATTACCGGCGGCGGCAGCGGTATCAACCTTGGCATCGCCCAGAGCTTTGCGGCGCACGGCTGCGCCATCACGATTCTGGGCCGCAACCTCGAAAAAGCCCAGAACGCGGCGGCGGGCATTGTGGCACAGGGCGGAAAAGCCATTGGCGTCAGCGCCGACGTGCGCGACTTCGCGGCCATGCAGGCAGCAGTCGCGCAGGCCATAGCCGCCCAGGGCGACTTCGACATCGTGCTGGCGGGCGCGGCGGGTAATTTCCCGGCCCCAGTGGACGGCATCAGCCCCAACGGCTTCAAAACGGTGGTGGAAATCGACCTCATCGGCACCTACCACACCATCAAAGCGGCGGCCCCGCACCTGAAGCAGCCCGGCAACATCCTCAGCATCAGCGCTTATGGTGTGCCAGTGCCGATGCAGGCGCATGTGGTGGCGGCTAAGGCTGGCGTGGACGCACTGACGCAAACGTTAGCGGTGGAGTGGGGTCTGCGCGGCGTGCGCGTCAATGCCATCATTCCTGGCCCGATTGACGGTACCGAGGGCATGGCCCGCCTCGCGCCCGACGAGAAAACGCGCTCGCAATTTACCCGAACCGTGCCGCTGGGCCGCTTCGGGGTGCCGCAGGACATTGCCAACGCCGCGCTGTTTCTGGTCTCTGACGCCGCCAGCTACATCACCGGCGTGATTTTGCCGGTAGACGGCGGCCAGAACATGCTCGGCGGTGCGCCGCAGTACCAGATGTATTTGGCGATGCAGGCGGCGGAAAAAGCCAAAACCAGCTAA
- a CDS encoding DUF4188 domain-containing protein has translation MTPSSATNVLGTQTVHARAKPAPSRLTAELDGDFVVFMIGMRINKPWKVSAWLPVFLAMPRMLAELEKAPELGLLGGRFAGTTLIQFWRSSEHLNAYAESRQHVHLPAWRAFNQSARTSGSAVGIWHETYRVAAGEYETVYVDMPAFGLGQAGKLVAASGRRATAAGRMGGEIKGA, from the coding sequence ATGACGCCCAGCAGCGCGACAAATGTCCTAGGAACACAGACGGTACACGCCCGTGCCAAGCCCGCACCCAGCCGCCTAACTGCCGAGCTCGACGGCGACTTCGTGGTGTTTATGATCGGAATGCGGATCAACAAGCCGTGGAAGGTATCGGCGTGGCTGCCGGTGTTTTTGGCAATGCCGAGAATGCTTGCCGAACTGGAGAAAGCGCCGGAACTCGGCCTCCTCGGCGGGCGCTTCGCGGGCACCACCCTGATTCAGTTCTGGCGCAGCAGCGAACACCTCAATGCTTACGCCGAGTCGCGCCAGCACGTTCACCTTCCGGCGTGGCGGGCCTTTAACCAAAGCGCCAGAACATCGGGCAGCGCGGTGGGCATCTGGCACGAAACTTACCGCGTGGCGGCGGGAGAGTACGAAACGGTGTACGTCGATATGCCCGCCTTTGGGTTGGGTCAGGCGGGCAAACTCGTGGCGGCCAGCGGGCGCAGGGCCACCGCAGCGGGGCGAATGGGCGGTGAAATCAAAGGAGCTTAG
- a CDS encoding PadR family transcriptional regulator has protein sequence MSDASQVLGPSAYIVLGLLSQCGSGTSYDLKRWADESVGHFWNFPRSQLYAEPQRLVSLGLLDDTQEDGGRRKRTYQVTPAGRVALQDWLSEPAGFPELRDLGLLKLFFAEEGSPQQVRQLAAEQLQVHRERLAVYQALSRLPEHSSAGPSAFGRHTLRMGFLYQEANITFWTELLDSLSVPPLLVPGPPMSK, from the coding sequence GTGAGTGATGCAAGTCAGGTGCTTGGCCCTTCGGCGTATATCGTGCTGGGACTGCTGAGTCAGTGCGGCAGCGGCACCTCCTACGACCTCAAGCGCTGGGCTGACGAATCGGTGGGCCATTTCTGGAACTTTCCGCGCTCGCAGCTGTACGCCGAGCCGCAGCGCCTCGTTTCGCTGGGCCTGCTCGACGACACGCAGGAAGACGGCGGGCGGCGCAAACGCACTTATCAGGTGACGCCAGCGGGGAGAGTGGCGCTGCAAGACTGGCTGTCTGAGCCTGCCGGTTTTCCCGAACTACGCGACCTCGGCCTGCTCAAGCTGTTTTTTGCCGAAGAAGGCTCGCCTCAACAGGTGCGGCAACTCGCTGCCGAGCAACTGCAAGTTCACCGCGAGCGCTTGGCGGTGTATCAAGCGCTCAGCCGCCTTCCCGAGCACTCATCGGCAGGCCCGAGTGCGTTTGGGCGGCACACCTTGCGGATGGGCTTTTTGTACCAGGAAGCCAACATCACCTTTTGGACGGAGCTTTTGGATTCGCTTTCCGTGCCGCCGCTTCTGGTGCCAGGGCCGCCTATGTCAAAGTAG
- a CDS encoding endonuclease/exonuclease/phosphatase family protein, producing the protein MRRFKLPRLHLPPLNVSRLNWAYLLVLLLVWALGEWMAERTLPTLLLAYVPPVLLAWPAPILLLLVLLRLVRRGDVRGLFPALLSCGAALFYLGFTWHSAEPPQSSDFKLLTYNIARGRLGNVERLSNQIRAANADIITLQETNGVRWPFTDELLAKVPGYFVSRSGTLGAEVITLSRFPVVSTREVSLPNTTRRFLVTRLKTPQGELTLINLHLSTVMLSKVLDGEAMTTRDNRQQQLEILQREAAAISGPLIVAGDFNTPPRGRIYRALTAELSDAWDTAGRGFGYTFMASWPVLRIDHVLSRGSAAVKLSAVSTEVQPAGGSDHRALLVVLRFTRQQTQLP; encoded by the coding sequence ATGCGCCGCTTCAAGTTGCCCCGCCTCCATCTGCCCCCGCTGAACGTATCTCGCCTCAACTGGGCGTATTTGCTGGTGCTACTGCTGGTCTGGGCGCTGGGCGAGTGGATGGCCGAGCGAACGCTGCCGACTTTGCTGCTGGCCTACGTGCCGCCGGTGCTGCTGGCTTGGCCCGCGCCAATTTTGCTGCTGCTGGTGCTGCTGAGACTGGTGCGGCGCGGCGACGTGCGCGGCCTTTTTCCGGCGCTACTGTCATGCGGGGCGGCACTGTTTTATCTGGGCTTCACCTGGCACAGCGCCGAACCTCCCCAGTCCAGTGATTTCAAGCTGCTGACCTACAACATCGCTCGTGGACGGCTCGGCAACGTCGAGCGGCTGTCCAACCAAATCCGCGCTGCAAATGCTGACATCATCACCCTGCAGGAAACCAACGGCGTGCGTTGGCCGTTTACCGACGAGCTTTTGGCCAAGGTGCCCGGCTACTTCGTTTCGCGCTCCGGCACGTTGGGGGCTGAAGTCATCACGCTCAGCCGCTTTCCGGTGGTATCCACCCGTGAAGTGAGCTTGCCCAATACCACCCGCCGCTTTCTGGTGACGCGGCTCAAGACCCCGCAGGGCGAATTGACGCTGATCAACCTGCACCTTTCGACCGTGATGCTCAGCAAAGTCTTAGACGGTGAAGCGATGACCACCCGCGACAACCGGCAACAGCAGTTAGAAATTTTGCAGCGTGAAGCCGCCGCGATCAGCGGCCCGCTGATTGTCGCCGGAGACTTCAACACTCCGCCGCGTGGACGAATCTACCGCGCCCTGACCGCCGAGTTGAGTGACGCTTGGGACACGGCTGGGCGGGGCTTTGGCTACACCTTCATGGCCAGTTGGCCGGTGTTGCGGATTGACCATGTGCTCTCGCGCGGCTCCGCTGCTGTGAAGCTCAGTGCCGTGAGCACCGAAGTGCAGCCTGCTGGCGGCAGCGATCACCGGGCGCTCTTGGTGGTGCTGCGCTTTACGCGTCAACAAACCCAGCTCCCATAG
- a CDS encoding PIG-L deacetylase family protein — protein sequence MRIMAVFAHPDDEIGCIGTLAKHAARGDEVMLVWTTLGELASQFGDAPHEEVTKIRRQHGAWVADKIGAQHHFLDMGDSRMTGSRAEGLQLARLYAQFRPNAVITWSDDHPHPDHRMSAKIAYDAITLARIPKIINEADPVLPPPDLSDTPNLESGEEVQKREPWRESIRFYQYYAPASPYPEVLINVEDTLDVAAEVMGFYQDFYKWAWSPEQFREGRERTGQLGGVKAAERFNVRMAHLRARDFLD from the coding sequence ATGCGAATCATGGCTGTGTTTGCCCATCCTGATGACGAAATAGGCTGTATCGGCACCCTCGCCAAGCACGCGGCACGCGGCGACGAAGTGATGTTGGTCTGGACGACTTTGGGCGAACTCGCTTCACAATTTGGCGACGCCCCGCACGAAGAAGTCACCAAAATTCGCCGCCAGCACGGCGCGTGGGTGGCCGATAAGATCGGCGCTCAGCACCACTTTCTCGATATGGGCGACAGCCGCATGACCGGCAGCCGCGCCGAGGGGTTGCAACTCGCCCGCCTCTACGCTCAGTTTCGGCCCAATGCCGTCATCACCTGGAGCGACGACCACCCCCATCCCGACCACCGCATGAGCGCCAAAATCGCTTACGACGCCATTACCTTGGCCCGCATTCCTAAAATTATCAATGAAGCTGATCCGGTTTTGCCGCCGCCCGATCTGAGCGACACGCCGAATTTGGAAAGCGGCGAAGAAGTCCAGAAGCGCGAGCCTTGGCGCGAGAGCATCCGTTTTTACCAGTATTACGCGCCCGCCAGCCCCTATCCCGAAGTCCTGATCAACGTGGAAGATACGCTGGACGTGGCTGCTGAGGTGATGGGCTTTTATCAAGACTTTTACAAGTGGGCTTGGAGTCCCGAGCAGTTCCGCGAGGGCCGTGAGCGCACCGGGCAACTCGGCGGCGTCAAGGCAGCGGAGCGCTTCAACGTCCGAATGGCTCACCTGCGGGCGCGGGACTTTCTGGACTGA
- the argR gene encoding arginine repressor produces the protein MLSKDQRQKRIQEIIARENVSTQGELVERLLSEGVQVTQATVSRDINELRLVRVPMGKGRHRYSLAQVRGNENLEGELARLFQNMVHDVDRGENMLVIRTAEGHASGIALLLDKLSRDDIVGTIAGEDTIFVVARSIEEGETLLEEFHDLMLG, from the coding sequence ATGCTCAGCAAGGATCAGCGCCAAAAGCGTATTCAAGAAATTATTGCCCGCGAAAATGTCTCTACCCAGGGCGAGTTGGTAGAACGCTTACTCTCAGAGGGCGTTCAGGTGACGCAGGCCACCGTCAGCCGCGATATTAACGAGCTGCGCTTGGTGCGGGTGCCGATGGGCAAGGGGCGGCACCGCTACTCGCTGGCGCAGGTGCGCGGCAACGAAAACTTGGAAGGTGAACTCGCACGCCTGTTTCAAAACATGGTGCATGATGTTGACCGGGGCGAGAACATGCTGGTGATTCGCACCGCCGAGGGCCACGCTTCAGGCATTGCCCTGCTGCTCGACAAGCTCAGCCGCGACGACATCGTGGGCACCATCGCCGGAGAAGACACCATCTTCGTGGTGGCCCGCAGCATTGAGGAAGGCGAGACGCTCCTCGAAGAATTTCACGACTTGATGCTGGGGTGA
- the coaBC gene encoding bifunctional phosphopantothenoylcysteine decarboxylase/phosphopantothenate--cysteine ligase CoaBC, whose translation MSTSDSSPRALIIVGGSMAAVKAPSVLRRLREAGFEVDVIATRAALEFVTPLSLATAAGREIATDATWFEARPDAQHLTLARAEVSVIVGASADLLARAAHGLASDLASATLLSVRGKVLWVPAMNEKMWTHPAVSANAQTLKNWGHHFLGPQQGAFGTLSEGAGVGRMAEPEEIAAAALELLKASGSAHAPDLKGLSLVVSAGPTREYLDPVRFISNPSSGKMGYAVAIEAQARGAAVTLVSGPVNLPNPAGIKLVKVESALEMHAAVLEAAQDAQIVVMTAAVADYRAATPKTEKEAKTAGEVSVHLTPNPDILAALGREKGGRVLIGFAMETHAGVERAALKAQRKNADFILLNYPTQQGTSFGGDDNQITLVRPNGSFEEWPRLSKREVAARLLNEALQVYMQHSTA comes from the coding sequence GTGAGTACATCTGATTCTTCACCCCGCGCCCTCATCATCGTGGGGGGCAGCATGGCCGCCGTCAAAGCGCCGAGTGTGCTGAGGCGGCTGCGGGAAGCGGGTTTTGAGGTGGACGTGATCGCCACCCGCGCCGCGCTTGAGTTTGTCACGCCGCTGAGCCTTGCAACGGCGGCAGGGCGTGAGATCGCCACCGACGCGACTTGGTTTGAAGCCAGACCCGACGCCCAACACCTGACCCTCGCTCGCGCGGAGGTGAGCGTGATCGTGGGAGCCAGCGCCGACTTGCTGGCCCGCGCCGCACATGGCCTGGCCTCTGATCTGGCCAGCGCCACCCTACTGAGCGTGCGCGGCAAGGTGCTGTGGGTTCCGGCGATGAATGAAAAGATGTGGACTCACCCCGCCGTATCAGCCAACGCCCAGACCTTGAAAAATTGGGGCCACCACTTTTTGGGCCCGCAGCAAGGCGCATTCGGCACGCTGAGCGAGGGCGCAGGTGTAGGCCGGATGGCAGAGCCAGAAGAAATCGCGGCGGCGGCGCTGGAACTGCTCAAGGCTTCTGGCTCTGCCCACGCACCAGACCTCAAAGGGCTGAGCTTGGTCGTCTCGGCTGGCCCCACCCGCGAATACCTCGATCCGGTGCGCTTTATTTCCAATCCCAGCAGCGGCAAAATGGGGTATGCGGTGGCGATAGAAGCCCAAGCACGCGGAGCAGCCGTGACTTTGGTGAGCGGGCCAGTGAATTTGCCTAATCCGGCGGGCATCAAACTGGTCAAGGTCGAAAGCGCCCTAGAGATGCACGCTGCGGTGCTGGAAGCCGCGCAAGACGCCCAGATCGTGGTGATGACGGCGGCGGTGGCCGATTACCGCGCCGCCACCCCGAAGACCGAGAAGGAAGCCAAAACGGCGGGCGAGGTCAGCGTCCACCTGACGCCTAACCCCGACATTCTGGCTGCGCTGGGACGCGAAAAAGGCGGGCGGGTGCTGATCGGCTTTGCGATGGAGACGCACGCGGGCGTGGAGCGGGCGGCCCTCAAAGCGCAGCGCAAAAACGCCGACTTTATTTTGCTCAACTACCCCACCCAGCAAGGCACCTCGTTTGGCGGCGACGACAACCAAATTACCTTGGTGCGCCCGAACGGCAGCTTTGAAGAGTGGCCGCGCCTGAGCAAACGCGAGGTGGCCGCCCGATTACTCAACGAAGCTTTGCAAGTGTATATGCAGCACTCTACTGCATAA
- the rpoZ gene encoding DNA-directed RNA polymerase subunit omega codes for MAEQDIDKLLSLTDSKYRLSVVTAKRAIQLKAGAPSVLPPDVKARTHNLVTQAMRELATGKLTVGEQLIDESRFQQDYQRQRQAQLQAQLNAERERERD; via the coding sequence ATGGCCGAACAAGATATTGACAAGCTCCTTAGCCTGACCGACAGCAAGTACCGCTTATCGGTGGTGACGGCCAAACGCGCCATTCAGCTCAAAGCCGGTGCGCCCAGCGTGTTGCCGCCGGACGTGAAGGCCAGAACCCACAACCTCGTGACGCAGGCCATGCGCGAACTGGCCACCGGCAAGCTGACGGTGGGCGAGCAACTGATCGACGAAAGCCGCTTCCAGCAAGATTACCAGCGCCAGCGCCAAGCCCAGTTGCAGGCCCAGCTCAACGCCGAGCGCGAGCGCGAACGCGACTGA
- a CDS encoding magnesium transporter CorA family protein produces MLTYYRSVGGKLTILDTYTDGCWIDAQAPSAEELARVARETGLDLDYLSYPLDPDERARFEREDNQLLIIMQTSYRLGEDSDIPYDTVPLGILHNDHCVVTVCSMANPVVKDVINGMVRQVSTGKRNRLTLQLFLRSAQRFLIDVRHINKQVDRTEDKLENSTRNQELLELLKLEKSLVYFMTGLRANEAMMERVKRDRIFELYEEDRDLLDDVLIENLQAIEMVGIASNILTSMAGAFASIISNNVNQVVKFLTISTILIAIPTLITGIFGMNVPLPYQDKAWMTLAIFIFMGLTLTLVVWLMKRWDVF; encoded by the coding sequence ATGCTGACCTATTACCGCAGTGTGGGCGGCAAGCTCACCATTTTGGACACCTACACCGACGGCTGCTGGATAGACGCGCAGGCTCCCAGCGCCGAAGAACTTGCCCGCGTGGCGCGTGAGACGGGCCTAGACCTTGATTACCTGAGCTACCCGCTCGATCCCGACGAACGCGCCCGCTTCGAGCGCGAAGACAATCAACTGCTGATCATCATGCAGACCAGTTACCGCCTCGGCGAAGACTCTGACATTCCTTACGACACCGTGCCGCTGGGCATCTTGCACAACGATCACTGCGTGGTGACCGTCTGTTCAATGGCCAATCCGGTGGTCAAGGACGTGATCAATGGAATGGTCAGGCAAGTCAGCACGGGCAAGCGTAACCGCCTCACTTTGCAGCTTTTCTTGCGGAGTGCCCAGCGCTTTTTGATCGATGTGCGGCATATCAACAAACAAGTTGACCGCACCGAAGACAAATTGGAAAACTCTACCCGCAACCAAGAACTCTTGGAACTTCTCAAGCTGGAAAAGAGCTTGGTGTATTTCATGACGGGTCTGCGGGCCAACGAAGCCATGATGGAGCGGGTCAAGCGTGACCGTATTTTTGAACTCTACGAAGAAGACCGCGACCTCCTCGACGACGTGCTGATTGAAAACTTGCAGGCCATCGAAATGGTCGGCATTGCCAGTAACATCCTGACCAGCATGGCGGGCGCGTTTGCCAGCATCATCAGCAACAATGTCAATCAGGTGGTGAAGTTCTTGACCATCAGCACCATTTTGATCGCCATTCCGACGCTCATCACGGGCATTTTCGGCATGAATGTACCGCTGCCTTACCAGGACAAAGCTTGGATGACGCTGGCAATTTTCATCTTTATGGGCCTGACATTGACTCTGGTGGTGTGGTTGATGAAGCGCTGGGACGTGTTTTAG
- a CDS encoding magnesium transporter CorA family protein, with protein MIRVKTLSGEELDWTQVLALLPAAPASSAEQKTSDSQKPVPQNVWVDVQAPTPEEWQSIRAAFPLHPLAMEDAQEEGHWSRFESYPAHDFITYRTLSKPEECDEFTERISLFLFQASALHEVGSILSISRRGTLYLGGVWKMAGRETVNTPAEVAYELLDHGTDTFGLYANALETRIEGMQEQVFKNERRDLIATVFEYKHDLAKVRRLCSDAREALLLLVRHGHAEGGDAILYRDALSNLDRAVLRLEGEREALTSLLDMSLGFQGQRMNEVIRTLTVVSTIFLPLTFLAGVWGMNFKLMPELQWPYGYGVAWGSFVLVGLMMALYFKRRGWW; from the coding sequence GTGATACGCGTCAAAACACTCAGCGGTGAGGAGTTGGACTGGACGCAGGTGTTGGCCCTGCTGCCCGCCGCGCCCGCCAGCTCAGCCGAGCAAAAGACCTCCGATTCACAAAAACCCGTACCGCAAAACGTCTGGGTGGATGTGCAGGCTCCAACGCCCGAAGAATGGCAGTCCATTCGCGCCGCGTTTCCCCTGCACCCGCTGGCGATGGAAGACGCGCAGGAAGAAGGACATTGGAGCCGCTTCGAGTCGTATCCGGCCCACGATTTCATCACCTACCGCACCCTCTCCAAGCCTGAGGAGTGCGACGAATTTACCGAGCGGATCAGCTTGTTTTTGTTTCAAGCCAGCGCCCTGCACGAGGTCGGCAGCATCCTCAGCATTTCGCGGCGCGGCACGCTGTACTTGGGCGGCGTCTGGAAAATGGCGGGCCGCGAGACGGTCAACACGCCCGCCGAGGTGGCTTACGAGCTGCTGGATCACGGCACCGATACCTTCGGCCTTTATGCCAATGCACTGGAAACCCGCATTGAAGGAATGCAGGAGCAGGTCTTCAAAAACGAGCGGCGAGACCTGATCGCCACCGTATTTGAATACAAGCACGACCTTGCAAAGGTGAGGCGCTTGTGCAGCGACGCCCGCGAAGCGCTGCTGCTGCTGGTGCGTCACGGCCACGCCGAGGGCGGCGACGCCATTCTCTACCGCGACGCGCTCAGCAACCTCGACCGCGCCGTACTGCGTTTAGAGGGCGAGCGCGAGGCGCTGACCAGCCTACTCGACATGTCGCTGGGTTTTCAGGGGCAGCGCATGAACGAAGTGATCCGCACCCTGACGGTGGTCAGCACCATTTTTTTGCCGCTGACGTTTCTGGCCGGCGTGTGGGGCATGAATTTTAAGCTTATGCCGGAATTGCAGTGGCCCTACGGCTACGGCGTGGCTTGGGGCAGCTTCGTGCTGGTGGGCCTGATGATGGCGCTGTATTTCAAGCGCCGGGGCTGGTGGTGA
- the crcB gene encoding fluoride efflux transporter CrcB, which yields MTAQAALLVALGGAAGAVTRYALSLWIVSLLSRSAWAAFPFATLLINVSGSFVLAFLLTAIGRGVLPPELRLPLGVGFLGAYTTFSTFSVELDGLLLRGEWGRVALYLLGNVGLGMGAALAGRLLALR from the coding sequence ATGACTGCCCAAGCCGCCCTTCTCGTCGCGCTCGGTGGAGCAGCGGGGGCCGTGACCCGCTACGCCCTGAGCCTGTGGATCGTGAGCCTGTTGAGCCGCTCAGCTTGGGCTGCTTTTCCCTTCGCCACGCTGCTGATCAACGTTTCCGGCTCGTTCGTGCTGGCTTTTTTGCTGACTGCAATCGGGCGCGGTGTCTTGCCGCCCGAACTGAGATTGCCACTGGGTGTGGGCTTTCTAGGCGCTTACACGACTTTTTCGACCTTCAGCGTGGAACTCGATGGTCTATTGCTGCGCGGCGAGTGGGGCAGAGTCGCGCTTTACTTGCTGGGCAACGTGGGCCTGGGAATGGGAGCGGCGCTGGCGGGGCGGCTGCTGGCTTTACGCTAA
- the xseA gene encoding exodeoxyribonuclease VII large subunit: MPSAAPQTTLNLRDLLFYVEQVLSRGIPGAVWVRAEIASLTDRRHLYLDLVQVGEDGREVAKCRATLWARERFALEAKFRRATGGVLMAGMSVLLFVTAEFHPQYGFSLHILDASPEFTLGDAALRLDELRKTLSREKLLDKNRSLPIPQDFTRLLVLSSVKAAGLGDFRGELDRLQGAGVLDVQYFEATFQGVAAEASLLGALTAALDAHAEEAADALVIIRGGGASLDLAWLNSEALARAVAAFPIPVITGIGHARDDTILDELANVRTDTPSKAAAYIVGTVVERVEETLAAYQTIRLYSSEVLGQAESGTSRLSERIHRAARTTLDAASASLDATMRQVLGLTPERTLARGYALVRNVAGEVVTRAGQVSAGQALELSFVDGAVDVVAGG, from the coding sequence ATGCCTTCCGCCGCTCCCCAAACCACCCTCAATTTGCGCGACCTGCTTTTTTATGTGGAGCAAGTCCTTTCACGCGGCATTCCCGGCGCGGTGTGGGTGCGGGCCGAAATCGCTTCTCTCACCGACCGCCGCCACCTTTACCTCGATCTGGTGCAAGTCGGCGAAGACGGGCGCGAAGTCGCCAAGTGCCGGGCAACGCTGTGGGCACGCGAACGCTTTGCCTTAGAAGCCAAGTTCCGCCGCGCCACCGGAGGCGTGCTGATGGCCGGAATGAGCGTGCTGCTGTTCGTCACTGCCGAATTTCATCCGCAGTACGGCTTTTCACTGCACATCCTCGACGCCTCGCCGGAATTCACCTTGGGCGACGCTGCGCTGCGCTTGGACGAACTTCGCAAGACACTTTCCCGCGAAAAGTTGCTCGACAAAAACCGCTCGCTACCCATCCCGCAGGACTTTACCCGCCTGCTGGTGCTGAGTTCGGTCAAGGCGGCGGGTCTCGGAGACTTCCGGGGTGAACTTGACCGCTTACAGGGGGCGGGCGTGTTGGACGTGCAGTATTTTGAAGCCACCTTTCAGGGCGTGGCTGCCGAAGCCAGTTTGCTCGGCGCTCTAACAGCGGCTCTCGACGCCCACGCGGAGGAGGCCGCCGACGCGCTGGTCATCATTCGTGGTGGCGGAGCCAGCTTAGATTTGGCGTGGCTCAACAGCGAAGCGCTGGCCCGCGCCGTGGCGGCGTTTCCCATTCCGGTCATCACCGGCATCGGCCACGCCCGCGACGACACCATTTTGGACGAACTCGCTAACGTGCGAACAGATACGCCCAGCAAGGCGGCGGCTTATATCGTTGGCACCGTCGTCGAGCGGGTTGAGGAAACGCTGGCAGCCTATCAGACCATTCGTTTGTACAGCAGCGAGGTGCTGGGTCAAGCCGAAAGCGGCACCTCGCGGCTTAGCGAGCGTATCCACCGCGCCGCCCGCACCACGCTGGACGCCGCTTCTGCCAGCCTGGACGCCACCATGCGCCAGGTTCTCGGCCTGACACCGGAGCGCACTCTGGCACGCGGCTACGCTCTGGTCAGAAACGTGGCGGGCGAGGTGGTGACGCGGGCCGGGCAAGTCAGCGCGGGCCAGGCGCTTGAGTTGAGCTTCGTGGACGGCGCGGTGGATGTGGTGGCAGGTGGCTAG